A genomic stretch from Antarcticibacterium flavum includes:
- a CDS encoding dihydrodipicolinate synthase family protein, giving the protein MKVNWNGVMPALTTKFTKEDTLDLQMFKTNLDTQLKAGVNGIILGGTLGEASTLTPEEKRELTRFAKEAVGDRVPVIMNVAEQTTKGAIRAVEIAEEDGASGIMILPPMRYRADERETVEFFRQTAKSTSLPLMIYNNPIDYKIEVTLDMFEQLLKEDNIQAVKESTRDITNVTRLINRFGDRLKVLTGVDTIAMESLVMGADGWVAGLVCAFPRESVAIYRLVKAGRIEEARKIFRWFLPVLELDIVPKLVQNIKLAEVATGIGTENVRAPRLQLEGEERQQVQKIIDDAVANRPVIEETVLQ; this is encoded by the coding sequence ATGAAAGTGAATTGGAATGGCGTGATGCCGGCATTGACAACTAAATTTACCAAAGAAGATACGCTGGACCTTCAAATGTTCAAAACCAACCTGGACACCCAGCTGAAGGCAGGGGTAAACGGGATCATCCTGGGAGGTACTTTGGGCGAAGCAAGTACCCTCACCCCGGAAGAGAAGCGGGAACTTACCAGGTTTGCGAAAGAAGCCGTGGGTGACCGGGTGCCGGTAATTATGAATGTGGCAGAGCAAACCACCAAAGGAGCTATCAGGGCAGTGGAGATAGCAGAAGAAGATGGTGCCTCAGGAATTATGATATTGCCACCAATGCGCTATAGGGCAGATGAAAGGGAAACGGTGGAATTTTTCAGGCAAACCGCAAAGAGTACCTCCCTGCCGTTAATGATATATAACAATCCAATTGATTACAAGATCGAGGTCACCCTTGACATGTTTGAACAACTGCTGAAGGAGGACAACATACAGGCGGTAAAAGAATCAACCCGGGATATAACCAATGTCACCAGGCTTATTAATAGATTTGGAGACAGGCTGAAGGTATTAACCGGGGTGGATACCATTGCAATGGAAAGCCTGGTGATGGGCGCAGATGGTTGGGTGGCAGGACTGGTGTGTGCCTTCCCAAGGGAATCTGTCGCGATTTATAGACTTGTAAAGGCCGGCAGGATTGAAGAAGCCCGAAAGATCTTCCGCTGGTTCCTTCCTGTGCTGGAACTTGATATAGTTCCCAAGCTGGTACAAAATATTAAACTGGCAGAGGTGGCAACCGGAATTGGAACGGAGAATGTGCGGGCACCAAGACTTCAGCTTGAAGGGGAAGAGAGGCAACAGGTGCAAAAGATAATTGACGATGCAGTGGCTAACCGGCCTGTGATCGAAGAAACAGTTTTACAATAA
- a CDS encoding 4-hydroxyproline epimerase, giving the protein MIEQTFECIDAHTCGNPVRLIKSGGPDLEGANMSEKRQHFMREYDWVRKGLMFEPRGHDMMSGSILYPPHDPQNDFSILFIETSGCLPMCGHGTIGTITIAIEEGLVTPKIPGKIRMEAPAGLVEIEYQQTGKKVDWVKITNVKSYLAARDLTIEYPGLGLLNFDVAYGGNFYAIVDPQKNYNGLENLTAAEIVRMSQYLRKSINEQYPDQFIHPEDPTIRDVSHMLWTGKPLDSGSSGRNAVFYGDKAIDRSPCGTGTSARMAQLYTKGRLKPGKEFIHESYIGSRFVGRIEQETTLGEHLAIVPSIQGWAQVFGRNTITINEKDPYAFGFQVI; this is encoded by the coding sequence ATGATCGAACAAACATTTGAATGTATAGATGCCCACACCTGTGGGAATCCTGTGCGCTTAATCAAGTCCGGAGGCCCGGATCTTGAAGGTGCCAATATGAGTGAGAAACGCCAGCATTTCATGCGGGAGTATGATTGGGTACGCAAAGGGCTTATGTTTGAGCCGCGGGGCCATGATATGATGAGTGGCAGTATTTTATATCCGCCTCACGATCCTCAAAATGATTTTTCTATTCTGTTCATTGAGACCAGCGGCTGCCTCCCTATGTGCGGGCATGGTACAATTGGCACCATCACCATCGCTATAGAAGAAGGCCTCGTCACTCCCAAAATCCCCGGAAAAATAAGGATGGAAGCTCCTGCCGGGCTGGTGGAGATAGAATATCAACAAACCGGGAAAAAGGTGGATTGGGTAAAAATTACCAATGTAAAGAGTTACCTCGCTGCCAGGGATCTAACTATTGAGTATCCCGGACTTGGGCTACTCAACTTTGATGTTGCCTATGGAGGGAATTTCTATGCAATTGTAGATCCCCAGAAGAACTACAATGGCCTGGAAAATCTCACCGCTGCTGAAATTGTTAGGATGAGCCAGTACCTGCGGAAAAGCATCAATGAGCAGTACCCCGATCAATTTATTCACCCGGAAGATCCTACCATTAGGGACGTAAGCCATATGCTTTGGACTGGCAAACCCCTTGATTCCGGTTCCTCCGGCCGTAATGCGGTCTTTTACGGGGATAAGGCCATTGATCGCTCTCCCTGCGGCACAGGCACCTCTGCAAGAATGGCCCAGCTTTATACAAAAGGGAGACTAAAACCCGGAAAAGAATTCATTCACGAAAGCTATATTGGGTCCAGGTTTGTTGGCCGCATTGAACAGGAAACAACCCTTGGTGAACATCTGGCCATTGTCCCCAGTATACAGGGATGGGCACAGGTTTTTGGCCGTAACACTATTACAATCAACGAAAAGGATCCATACGCTTTTGGGTTCCAGGTAATTTAG
- a CDS encoding ankyrin repeat domain-containing protein — protein sequence MEFFELIRTGNAGQVKQRLEEDPSLAEKRDEKGFPPLVLAGYNGNYEVTKTILNSGASVDARDVADNTALIGVSFKGYKDIAELLIVNGANINAKNSQGATALIYATMFEQEEIVKLLLDRGADRTLEDMKGSTAYHHARMKGNEKLAEMVKI from the coding sequence ATGGAATTTTTTGAATTAATACGTACAGGGAATGCAGGGCAGGTAAAACAGAGACTGGAGGAAGATCCTTCCCTGGCAGAAAAAAGGGATGAAAAAGGCTTCCCGCCGCTCGTCCTTGCCGGCTATAACGGAAATTATGAAGTAACCAAAACTATATTGAATTCCGGAGCCAGTGTGGATGCCAGGGATGTTGCAGATAATACCGCACTCATTGGAGTGAGCTTTAAGGGATATAAAGATATAGCAGAACTTTTAATAGTTAATGGGGCCAATATAAATGCAAAAAATTCCCAGGGAGCAACCGCTCTAATCTATGCAACCATGTTTGAGCAGGAGGAAATCGTGAAGTTGCTCCTGGACCGGGGTGCAGACAGAACCCTGGAGGACATGAAGGGCAGCACTGCCTATCATCATGCCCGTATGAAGGGGAATGAGAAGCTCGCGGAAATGGTGAAGATTTGA
- a CDS encoding Kazal-type serine protease inhibitor domain-containing protein produces the protein MIQRYFPRDNFICLFLITTLLFSCEATGNVDCIDETKISEGPCTMEYAPVCGCDGKTYSNPCMASRNGVLTWKAGECN, from the coding sequence ATGATACAAAGATATTTCCCCCGGGATAATTTCATTTGCCTCTTCCTCATCACCACCCTGCTTTTCTCCTGTGAAGCAACTGGCAATGTAGATTGTATTGATGAGACAAAGATAAGTGAGGGCCCCTGCACCATGGAATATGCCCCGGTTTGTGGTTGCGATGGCAAGACTTACAGCAATCCCTGCATGGCCTCCCGTAATGGGGTGCTAACCTGGAAAGCGGGAGAATGCAATTAA
- the yajC gene encoding preprotein translocase subunit YajC: MEQLSQFAPIILMFVVVYFFMIRPQMKRAKQEKNFAAELKRGDRIVTKSGMHGKIIDFSEKNNAVIIETGAGKITFDRSSISMEMSKKLNEPVAEKKAVAEKK; the protein is encoded by the coding sequence ATGGAACAATTATCACAGTTTGCCCCAATTATTCTAATGTTTGTAGTGGTGTATTTTTTTATGATACGCCCGCAAATGAAAAGAGCTAAACAAGAAAAGAATTTTGCAGCCGAGCTTAAACGAGGTGACCGTATCGTTACCAAAAGCGGGATGCATGGCAAGATCATTGACTTTAGCGAAAAGAATAATGCGGTAATTATCGAAACCGGAGCAGGTAAGATCACTTTTGACAGGTCTTCCATATCAATGGAAATGAGTAAAAAGCTTAACGAGCCGGTTGCAGAGAAAAAAGCAGTAGCAGAGAAGAAATAA
- the nusB gene encoding transcription antitermination factor NusB: MLTRRHIRVKVMQSLYAFHQSQNTNFQTEEKFLQKSMQEMYDLFLLQLKLIIEIRNYSERYLEKSQKKFLATSEDKDPNRKFLDNRVIAILENNNHLNDLLEERKITHWNRDGEYVAILWEEIMKSEAFESYMSTRTSTFKEDKDFVILLLKEIIAPNEKLYDYLEDTKLTWLDDLPLVNTAILKFLNKLKESSKQEAKLPGLFKSEEDEEFAINLFRKVYVNDEELAGEMLGKTPNWDKERIAEIDTILIKMAICEFLHFSSIPVKVTINEYLEIAKEYSTPKSSIFINGVLDKLSKEYQEEKRLNKIGRGLM, encoded by the coding sequence ATGTTGACCAGAAGACATATTCGAGTTAAAGTAATGCAGTCCCTATATGCATTCCACCAAAGCCAGAATACGAATTTCCAGACGGAAGAGAAATTCCTGCAAAAAAGCATGCAGGAAATGTATGACCTGTTTCTGCTACAGCTGAAACTGATAATCGAGATAAGGAACTATTCTGAAAGATACCTCGAGAAATCACAGAAAAAATTTCTGGCAACTAGTGAAGATAAAGACCCGAACAGGAAATTCCTGGATAACAGGGTCATAGCAATTCTTGAGAACAACAATCACCTTAATGACCTTCTGGAAGAAAGAAAGATCACCCACTGGAACCGGGATGGGGAATATGTTGCTATCCTATGGGAGGAGATCATGAAGAGCGAAGCCTTTGAAAGTTATATGTCTACCAGGACCTCAACTTTTAAAGAAGATAAAGATTTTGTGATCCTGTTGCTTAAGGAGATCATTGCCCCTAACGAAAAATTATACGATTATCTTGAGGATACAAAGCTAACCTGGCTGGACGACCTTCCTCTTGTAAACACCGCTATTCTAAAATTCCTTAATAAACTTAAGGAAAGTTCAAAACAGGAAGCCAAACTTCCCGGCCTGTTCAAAAGCGAAGAGGACGAGGAATTTGCTATAAATCTTTTTAGGAAGGTTTATGTGAACGATGAGGAACTGGCAGGGGAGATGCTGGGCAAGACCCCAAACTGGGATAAGGAAAGAATTGCAGAAATAGATACCATTCTCATCAAGATGGCAATTTGTGAATTCCTGCATTTTTCCTCCATACCTGTGAAGGTTACTATCAATGAATACCTTGAGATCGCAAAGGAATACAGCACCCCTAAAAGCAGTATTTTTATTAACGGGGTCCTGGATAAACTTTCTAAAGAATACCAGGAGGAGAAGCGATTAAATAAAATTGGCCGCGGTCTTATGTAA
- a CDS encoding DUF1573 domain-containing protein → MKKGILLIAAIGAMFFTSCKDDASSKVKAENVETAAERDAQAVYYPEMTFEEEEHDFGNIKRGTNVEHTFKFTNTGKAPLVITNATSSCGCTVPTYPRNESIAPGETREMTVKFDGSGQGQTTKTVNITANTESGSEKIRIKAFVETDATPAS, encoded by the coding sequence ATGAAAAAAGGGATCTTATTAATAGCAGCCATTGGTGCTATGTTCTTTACTTCCTGTAAGGACGATGCTTCCAGCAAAGTAAAGGCAGAAAATGTAGAAACTGCGGCAGAGCGTGACGCACAGGCAGTTTATTATCCAGAAATGACCTTTGAAGAAGAGGAGCATGACTTTGGAAACATCAAGAGAGGAACAAACGTAGAGCATACGTTCAAGTTCACCAACACTGGAAAAGCTCCTTTGGTGATCACCAATGCTACCAGCTCTTGTGGATGTACAGTTCCAACCTATCCAAGAAATGAGTCTATCGCACCTGGAGAAACCCGCGAAATGACTGTTAAATTTGATGGTTCAGGACAGGGACAAACCACAAAGACTGTAAATATTACCGCCAATACAGAGAGTGGTTCAGAAAAAATAAGAATCAAAGCTTTTGTTGAGACTGATGCCACACCGGCCAGCTAG
- a CDS encoding glycoside hydrolase family 65 protein gives MDTFCITYNNWNPKKQKLREALCTLGNGYFGTRGAAEESSNDSINYPGTYLAGGFNRAKTKVGGRDIENEDLVNFPNWLCLSFRPGGGKWLNLEEVEILEYQQVLQMRKGILERKFSIKDQDGRITRIHSRRLVSMQNMHLAGIQWHLTPVNWSGELEIRTALDGTVINDNVARYRELESTHLKPLGTQVEKNNILVLQVQTTQSRLTMAQAARTRLFHKGKEIRSEFEANQKEGYIEQLISFKAEEGEKYNIEKIVAIHTSRDRAVSEPSQDACQNISRAGNFQQMLKDHIDAYKFLWHRGDIGVIGNKKIQQLTRLHIFHNFQTISLNTIGLDVGVPSRGLHGEAYRGHIFWDELYIFPFLNLRLPEVTRSLLMYRYYRLEEARHAAKKEGYRGAMFPWQSGSNGREESQILHLNPESGNWIPDNTHLQRHVNSAIAYNIWNYFIATDDKLFLSHFGAEMFLNIAKFWASKTTFNKKENRYEIHKVVGPDEYHTTLPGSSEQGLNNNAYTNVMAAWVLQKALEILELIKKSRKRELLGNLTIGNDELTLWKEISEKMYVPFLEEGIISQFDGYEGLQEFPWEEYRNKYNDIQRLDRILEKEGDTVNKYKASKQADVLMLFYLFSRDELQAIFKKLGIKFTEEQIKNNVQYYKERTSHGSTLSRLVFSWILSKFDEEMSWENFEKLIVSDFEDIQGGTTPEGIHLGAMAGSLDLIQRNFAGLEVGDHALWINPRIPPNIKAISMRVNYRNHWIYISVDKKKLKISFEEGWSNEVKIGVIDTLHTFQVGEAREFKLSPSRAKGK, from the coding sequence ATGGACACATTTTGCATTACTTACAATAACTGGAACCCCAAAAAGCAAAAACTTCGGGAAGCTTTATGCACATTGGGCAACGGTTACTTTGGAACCCGGGGGGCTGCAGAAGAAAGTTCAAATGACTCCATCAATTACCCGGGAACCTATCTGGCTGGTGGATTCAACCGGGCAAAAACTAAGGTGGGAGGCCGGGATATTGAGAACGAAGACCTGGTCAATTTTCCTAACTGGCTGTGCTTGAGTTTTAGGCCCGGGGGTGGTAAGTGGCTAAACCTGGAGGAAGTAGAGATCCTGGAATATCAACAAGTCCTGCAAATGAGAAAGGGTATCTTGGAGAGGAAATTCAGTATAAAAGACCAGGATGGCAGGATCACCAGGATTCATAGTCGCCGGCTGGTGAGTATGCAAAATATGCACCTGGCCGGGATCCAATGGCACCTCACCCCGGTTAACTGGAGTGGGGAGCTGGAGATAAGAACAGCACTGGATGGCACAGTTATCAATGATAACGTAGCAAGGTACAGGGAACTGGAAAGCACCCATCTCAAACCCCTTGGAACACAGGTGGAGAAAAACAATATTCTCGTACTGCAGGTACAAACAACCCAGTCCAGATTAACTATGGCGCAGGCTGCAAGAACAAGGTTATTCCACAAGGGAAAGGAGATAAGAAGTGAATTTGAAGCCAACCAAAAGGAGGGGTATATAGAACAACTTATAAGCTTTAAAGCAGAGGAAGGAGAAAAGTACAACATAGAAAAAATTGTAGCCATCCATACCAGCAGAGACCGTGCAGTTAGTGAGCCAAGCCAGGACGCCTGCCAAAATATAAGCAGGGCAGGTAACTTCCAGCAAATGTTGAAGGACCACATAGATGCCTATAAATTCCTGTGGCACAGAGGGGATATTGGGGTGATTGGCAATAAAAAAATTCAGCAATTAACCCGGTTACATATCTTCCACAATTTCCAGACAATTTCCCTCAATACAATTGGCCTGGATGTAGGGGTGCCTTCCCGGGGGCTGCATGGGGAAGCTTACCGGGGTCACATATTTTGGGATGAACTTTATATATTCCCATTTTTGAACCTGCGCCTTCCGGAGGTTACCAGGAGCTTATTAATGTATAGATATTACCGTCTCGAGGAAGCCAGACATGCAGCCAAAAAAGAAGGCTACAGGGGCGCAATGTTCCCCTGGCAAAGCGGGAGTAACGGGAGGGAAGAAAGCCAGATCCTGCACCTTAATCCCGAGAGTGGCAACTGGATCCCGGATAACACCCACCTGCAACGGCATGTGAATTCTGCCATAGCATATAATATTTGGAATTATTTTATAGCTACAGATGATAAGTTGTTCCTATCCCACTTTGGGGCAGAGATGTTCCTGAATATTGCAAAATTCTGGGCGAGTAAGACCACCTTTAATAAAAAAGAAAACCGGTATGAGATACATAAAGTTGTAGGCCCGGATGAATATCATACCACCCTCCCCGGTTCTTCAGAACAAGGCTTAAATAATAATGCCTACACCAATGTAATGGCTGCCTGGGTACTGCAAAAAGCCCTGGAGATCCTTGAACTTATAAAAAAAAGCAGGAAAAGGGAGTTACTGGGGAATCTTACCATAGGTAATGATGAACTCACTTTATGGAAGGAAATAAGTGAAAAAATGTATGTACCATTCCTGGAGGAGGGGATAATTAGCCAGTTTGATGGTTATGAAGGTCTACAGGAATTCCCATGGGAAGAATACCGTAATAAGTATAATGATATACAACGCCTGGACAGGATCCTCGAAAAAGAAGGTGACACCGTAAATAAGTATAAAGCAAGCAAGCAGGCAGATGTACTAATGCTATTTTACCTCTTTTCCAGGGATGAGCTGCAGGCCATCTTTAAAAAGCTGGGAATAAAATTTACAGAAGAGCAAATAAAAAATAATGTGCAGTATTATAAGGAGCGTACTTCCCATGGGTCAACTCTAAGCAGGCTGGTTTTTTCCTGGATACTTTCAAAATTTGATGAGGAGATGTCCTGGGAAAATTTTGAGAAGTTAATAGTTAGTGATTTTGAGGACATCCAGGGTGGTACCACGCCGGAAGGTATTCATCTTGGTGCCATGGCAGGTTCCCTGGATCTTATACAGCGTAATTTTGCAGGCCTGGAGGTAGGGGACCATGCATTATGGATTAACCCGAGAATACCTCCAAATATAAAAGCCATTTCCATGCGGGTTAATTACCGGAACCACTGGATATATATCTCTGTTGACAAAAAGAAACTAAAGATCTCCTTTGAAGAAGGCTGGAGCAATGAAGTGAAGATTGGGGTCATTGATACCCTGCACACTTTCCAGGTGGGAGAGGCGCGTGAATTTAAGCTTTCTCCCTCCCGTGCTAAAGGGAAATAA
- a CDS encoding aldehyde dehydrogenase (NADP(+)), with the protein MITGKNYIGKELSAEGSSVFEATNPATNKKLNKFHNATEKEVDAAVEKAAAAFPEFSATSAEKRAEFLEAIGEEILNIGEELVKTYCAESGLPDGRANGERGRTVNQLKAFANYIRTENWKDEFKDEANPDREPLPKPGLLKTSVAIGPVAVFGASNFPFAFSTAGGDTASALAAGCPVVVKGHPAHPGTGELVASAVIKAAERTGMPDGVFSNMNSSGIEVGTLLVKHPKIKGVGFTGSLKGGRALYDLAAQRDEPIPVFAEMGSVNPVIIGSTALEKRGEEIAQQLAGSFTLGAGQFCTNPGIIITTGNNKGFEQALVKAAAGIDAQCMLHSGIKKAFKENKEQLLAEAGVEVLSNYKDSDDNTAGGTIVKVDAAHFLKNDKLQTEVFGPFTMLVNCNDIDQVNQVVENLHGQLTISLLAESEDFKGLKKTVQLAQHKAGRIIFNQMPTGVEVSPAMTHGGLIRLRQTADSPPLASRQ; encoded by the coding sequence ATGATAACAGGAAAGAATTATATAGGGAAGGAACTTTCAGCCGAAGGATCTTCGGTTTTTGAAGCTACCAATCCCGCGACAAATAAGAAATTGAATAAGTTCCACAATGCAACCGAAAAGGAAGTGGACGCTGCAGTAGAAAAGGCTGCGGCTGCATTCCCTGAATTTTCAGCTACTTCAGCTGAGAAACGAGCTGAATTTCTGGAAGCCATTGGAGAGGAGATCCTGAATATTGGGGAGGAACTTGTCAAAACCTATTGTGCAGAGAGCGGACTCCCGGATGGTAGAGCCAACGGGGAGCGCGGCAGGACCGTGAATCAATTAAAAGCCTTTGCGAACTATATACGTACAGAGAACTGGAAAGACGAATTTAAGGATGAAGCGAATCCTGATAGAGAGCCGCTTCCAAAACCCGGGCTTTTGAAGACCAGCGTTGCAATTGGGCCCGTGGCAGTTTTTGGGGCCAGTAATTTTCCATTTGCATTTTCCACTGCAGGTGGGGACACAGCCAGTGCTCTGGCAGCAGGATGCCCGGTGGTTGTAAAAGGCCATCCCGCACACCCGGGTACCGGGGAGCTGGTAGCTTCAGCAGTTATTAAAGCTGCTGAAAGGACCGGAATGCCAGACGGCGTCTTTTCAAATATGAACAGTTCCGGGATCGAGGTGGGAACGCTCCTGGTAAAACATCCAAAGATCAAAGGAGTTGGTTTTACCGGAAGCCTGAAAGGTGGTCGCGCCCTCTATGACCTGGCCGCACAACGCGATGAGCCTATTCCTGTATTTGCTGAAATGGGGAGCGTGAATCCTGTAATCATTGGCTCCACTGCACTGGAGAAACGCGGGGAAGAAATTGCGCAGCAACTTGCAGGTTCCTTCACCCTTGGTGCGGGGCAATTTTGTACCAATCCCGGGATCATAATTACGACCGGAAATAATAAAGGTTTTGAACAGGCATTGGTTAAGGCAGCAGCAGGTATTGATGCACAGTGTATGCTGCATTCAGGAATTAAAAAAGCTTTTAAAGAAAATAAAGAGCAATTATTGGCAGAAGCCGGGGTTGAGGTGCTTAGTAATTATAAAGACAGTGATGACAACACTGCCGGAGGAACTATTGTTAAGGTGGATGCCGCTCATTTTCTAAAGAACGACAAACTGCAAACCGAAGTTTTTGGTCCTTTTACAATGCTGGTAAATTGCAACGATATTGATCAAGTGAACCAGGTTGTAGAAAATTTGCACGGCCAGCTTACCATTAGCCTTTTGGCAGAGTCTGAAGATTTTAAAGGCCTTAAAAAAACAGTTCAGCTGGCACAACATAAAGCCGGAAGAATTATCTTTAACCAAATGCCTACTGGGGTTGAGGTATCTCCTGCAATGACACACGGGGGCCTTATCCGGCTTCGACAGACAGCAGATTCACCTCCGTTGGCATCCCGGCAATAA
- a CDS encoding mechanosensitive ion channel family protein, translated as MRGTCQASQIFLLYLVLSIMLLSGNGIQVTAQVLPAQETEENVDPLAEFPEDTLGRRTPRGTVNGYIRAVAGGEVLRASRYFNLRAGISSQEEAENLVENLQRLLDRGGNIMPYTWISNEPDGNTGDDLPPGVDRVGTVNIEEESVDLLVEQTTGPDGGPIWLFSSETMEMIATVSPEEVLPVERVIPDFLEERTWGGVSIAQWVVMLLLVVVAYLLAWGIIWLIKFLIPKFWVKARTEPTAGIIKAFALPIRIYLAVWLFVILSQEIGLSILVRQRLSWITLIIGLVALLLLLWRLTDFIGSFSKRRMTMRGNASGISVVLFLRRTAKAAIVIFGVIAILGAIGVDVTTGLAALGIGGIALALGAQKTVENFVGSVTLITDQPVRVGDFCKVGDTVGTVESIGIRSTRIRTNERTIVTIPNGEFSSTRIENYAHRDRFLFHTVLGVRYETTPNQIRYLLVKLRRVLYAHPKVSPDPARVRFIGLGSTSINLEVWSYITAAGFDDFLEVREDLLLRLMDVVEKSGTDFAFPSQTLYFAKDQGVSSEKRQEAEEEVQKWQEQNEMQLPGFDPNEIERLKNSIEYPPPGSARGKNK; from the coding sequence ATGCGCGGTACTTGTCAAGCTTCACAAATATTCTTATTGTACCTGGTCCTTTCCATCATGCTGCTATCCGGAAATGGGATCCAGGTTACTGCACAGGTCTTACCTGCACAGGAAACAGAAGAGAATGTAGACCCTCTGGCAGAATTTCCTGAAGATACCCTTGGAAGACGAACCCCCAGGGGAACTGTTAACGGTTACATAAGGGCTGTAGCCGGAGGGGAGGTTTTAAGGGCGAGCAGGTATTTTAATCTACGGGCAGGGATAAGCTCTCAAGAAGAAGCTGAAAATCTGGTTGAAAATCTACAGCGGCTCCTGGATCGCGGGGGAAATATCATGCCCTATACCTGGATAAGCAATGAACCGGACGGTAATACCGGAGATGATCTTCCTCCCGGGGTAGACAGAGTGGGAACAGTAAATATAGAAGAGGAAAGTGTGGATCTTCTGGTGGAGCAAACCACAGGTCCGGATGGGGGCCCTATTTGGTTATTTTCTTCAGAAACTATGGAGATGATCGCTACGGTAAGTCCGGAGGAGGTCCTACCTGTGGAACGTGTGATCCCAGATTTTCTTGAAGAAAGGACCTGGGGTGGAGTATCCATTGCCCAATGGGTGGTCATGCTCCTGCTGGTAGTAGTTGCTTACCTCCTGGCCTGGGGGATCATATGGTTAATTAAATTCCTTATCCCTAAATTCTGGGTTAAAGCCCGTACAGAACCAACCGCAGGAATAATAAAGGCCTTTGCACTTCCAATAAGGATCTATCTTGCTGTATGGCTGTTTGTGATCCTGTCACAGGAGATTGGGCTTTCCATCCTGGTACGGCAGCGATTGAGCTGGATCACCCTCATCATAGGGTTGGTAGCATTACTATTGTTACTTTGGCGACTTACAGATTTCATTGGCAGCTTTAGCAAAAGACGTATGACTATGCGAGGCAATGCGTCGGGAATATCTGTTGTGCTGTTTTTACGTAGAACAGCCAAAGCTGCCATAGTTATTTTCGGGGTTATTGCAATCCTGGGAGCAATTGGAGTAGATGTCACCACAGGACTGGCAGCCCTGGGTATTGGAGGTATTGCCCTGGCACTGGGTGCTCAAAAAACAGTAGAGAATTTTGTGGGAAGCGTCACCCTTATTACAGATCAACCCGTGAGGGTTGGGGATTTTTGCAAAGTTGGGGACACCGTTGGGACGGTAGAGTCCATTGGAATACGCTCCACCAGGATAAGGACCAATGAAAGAACCATAGTCACCATCCCAAATGGGGAATTCTCCTCTACCAGGATAGAGAACTATGCCCACAGGGACAGGTTCCTGTTCCATACCGTCCTGGGAGTAAGGTATGAAACCACCCCAAATCAAATAAGATATTTATTGGTGAAATTAAGGAGGGTGCTTTATGCCCACCCAAAGGTAAGTCCTGATCCTGCAAGAGTAAGATTCATTGGGCTGGGTTCCACCTCTATTAACCTGGAGGTATGGTCCTATATAACTGCTGCCGGGTTTGATGATTTTTTAGAAGTTAGGGAAGACCTCCTTCTTCGGCTTATGGATGTAGTGGAAAAAAGCGGGACAGACTTCGCTTTCCCTTCCCAGACTCTATATTTTGCTAAGGACCAGGGGGTATCATCTGAAAAAAGACAGGAAGCAGAGGAGGAAGTGCAAAAATGGCAGGAGCAAAATGAAATGCAACTCCCCGGCTTTGATCCCAATGAAATAGAGCGGCTTAAAAATTCAATAGAGTACCCTCCCCCGGGATCTGCCAGGGGAAAAAATAAATAG